In Vicugna pacos chromosome 27, VicPac4, whole genome shotgun sequence, one DNA window encodes the following:
- the CRTC3 gene encoding CREB-regulated transcription coactivator 3 isoform X3, with protein sequence MGFCDGENDVHGEAVPFPGPLKEENLVNVPKPLPKQLWETKEIQSLSGRPRSCDVGGGSAFPHNGQNIGLSPFLGTLNTGGSLPDLTNLHYSAPLPASLDSSDHLFGSMSVGNSMGNLPAAMTHLGIRSSSGLQSSRSNPSIQATLNKTALSSSLNSHPQASAPSASALHPSLRLFSLSNPSLSTTNLSGPSRRRQPPVSPLTLSPGPEAHQGFSRQLSSTSPLNPYPASQMVSSDRSPLSFLPAEAQAQVSPPPPYPTPQDLPQPLLQQPCTQEPPAQQPQAASSLPQSDFQLLTAQGSSLTSFFPDVSFDQQSMRPGPAFPQQVPLVQQGPREPQDSFHLRPNLYSNCGNFPSAILTEDSSTSLFKDLSSALAGMPEVSLNVDTPFPLEEELQIEPLSLDGLNMLSDSSMGLLDPSVEETFRADRL encoded by the exons GTTTCTGTGATGGTGAGAACGATGTACATGGGGAAG CCGTGCCTTTCCCTGGCCCACTGAAAGAAGAGAATCTGGTAAACGTTCCCAAGCCGCTGCCAAAACAGCTGTGGGAGACCAAGGAG ATCCAGTCCCTGTCAGGGCGCCCTCGGTCCTGTGACGTCGGAGGAGGCAG tgcTTTTCCACACAATGGTCAAAACATAGGCCTCTCACCCTTTCTGGGAACCCTGAACACTGGGGGGTCATTGCCAGATCTCACCAACCTCCACTACTCAGCGCCCCTGCCAGCCTCCCTGGACAGCAGTGACCACCTCTTCGGTAGCATGAGTGTGGGGAACAGCATGGGCAACCTCCCTGCTGCCATGACTCACCTGGGCATAAGAAGCTCTTCTG GTCTCCAGAGTTCTCGGAGCAACCCCTCCATCCAGGCCACGCTCAATAAGACAGCgctctcctcctccctgaacagcCACCCCCAGGCATCTGCCCCCAGCGCCTCTGCTCTTCACCCTTCGCTCCGTCTCTTCTCCCTCAGCAACCCATCCCTTTCCACCACAAACCTGAGCGGCCCCTCTCGGCGTAGGCAGCCCCCTGTCAGCCCTCTCACGCTTTCTCCTGGCCCTGAAGCACATCAAGGTTTCAGCAGACAGCTCTCTTCAACCAGCCCACTGAACCCGTATCCTGCCTCGCAG ATGGTGTCCTCAGATCGAAGCCCGCTCTCCTTCCTGCCCGCAGAAGCTCAAGCGCAGGTGTCCCCTCCGCCCCCGTACCCCACGCCCCAggacctcccccagcctctgctgcAGCAGCCCTGCACCCAGGAGCCCCCTGCTCAACAGCCCCAGGCAGCTTCATCGCTGCCGCAGTCAGACTTCCAGCTCCTCACAGCCCAG GGCTCATCTTTGACCAGCTTCTTCCCAGATGTGAGCTTTGACCAGCAGTCCATGAGGCCAGGCCCAGCCTTTCCTCAGCAG GTGCCCCTGGTGCAGCAGGGCCCCCGAGAACCACAGGACTCCTTTCATTTGAGACCAAACCTGTATTCCAATTGCGGGAATTTCCCGAGCGCCATCCTGACAG AAGACTCGAGCACCAGCCTATTCAAAGACCTCAGCAGTGCTCTGGCCGGCATGCCTGAGGTCAGCCTGAACGTGGACACTCCGTTTCCATTGGAAGAAGAGCTCCAAATTGAACCCCTGAGCCTGGACGGACTCAACATGTTAAGTGATTCCAGCATGGGCCTGCTTGACCCCTCTGTTGAAGAGACCTTCCGAGCTGACCGACTGTGA